From the genome of Neisseria lisongii, one region includes:
- the argA gene encoding amino-acid N-acetyltransferase: MNPTRNFVSDFREAAPYIHYLRGKTLVVGTVSGLLAGEPLKRLAADFNLLASLGVRLVWVHGARCQIDQVITEHGGTPQYYRHRRITDDTTLTHAKYAVGALRYDIEAALCSSLPQSPRRSKPLTVAAGNFLSARPLGVIDGIDMGYSGVIRKIDTEAVLNRLDQQALVLISPMGYSLSGKTFSLDMYEAAAALAVALKAEKLIYLVGQDGILDSEGRLKTNLSAQEATDLAQQQPDSPQSRLLRHAVHAVENGVTRSQILNGYQDGGLLQELFTRNGSGTSIARNAFAKVRQADSLDIPDIMALIRPLEEQGILVRRSQAYLETHIHTFCVLEHDRHIYGCAALKTFAGHNSGEIACLAVSPDTRDGGCGERLLEHLCQAARRQGLTRLFALSTHTGEWFVERGFQPAAPETLPPERYQEYTANGRNSKVFVYPLGETV; the protein is encoded by the coding sequence ATGAATCCCACCCGCAACTTTGTCAGCGACTTTCGCGAAGCCGCCCCCTATATCCACTATCTGCGGGGCAAAACTCTGGTTGTCGGCACGGTTTCCGGCCTGCTGGCGGGCGAACCGCTCAAACGCCTTGCCGCCGATTTCAACCTGCTCGCCAGTTTGGGCGTGCGGCTGGTTTGGGTACACGGCGCACGCTGCCAGATTGACCAAGTGATTACCGAACACGGCGGCACGCCGCAATATTACCGCCACCGCCGCATCACTGACGACACCACGCTGACCCACGCCAAATATGCCGTCGGCGCATTGCGTTACGACATCGAAGCTGCCCTGTGCAGCAGCCTGCCCCAGTCGCCCCGCCGCAGCAAACCGCTGACCGTGGCGGCGGGCAATTTCCTGTCCGCCCGCCCGCTGGGCGTGATTGACGGCATCGACATGGGTTACAGCGGCGTTATCCGCAAAATCGACACCGAAGCCGTCCTCAACCGCCTTGACCAGCAGGCGCTCGTCCTCATCAGCCCGATGGGTTATTCCCTCAGCGGCAAAACCTTCAGCCTCGATATGTACGAAGCCGCCGCCGCCCTTGCCGTGGCGCTGAAAGCAGAAAAACTGATTTATCTGGTCGGACAAGACGGCATTTTAGACAGCGAAGGCCGTCTGAAAACCAACCTTTCCGCCCAAGAAGCCACCGACTTGGCGCAACAGCAGCCCGACAGCCCGCAAAGCCGCCTGCTGCGCCACGCCGTCCACGCCGTTGAAAACGGAGTAACCCGCAGCCAGATTCTCAACGGCTACCAAGACGGCGGCCTGCTGCAGGAACTGTTCACCCGCAACGGCAGCGGCACGTCCATCGCCCGCAACGCCTTTGCCAAAGTACGCCAAGCCGACAGCCTCGACATTCCCGACATCATGGCGCTGATCCGCCCGCTGGAAGAACAAGGCATACTCGTGCGCCGCAGCCAAGCCTATCTCGAAACCCATATCCACACCTTCTGCGTACTGGAACACGACCGCCACATCTACGGCTGCGCCGCCCTCAAAACCTTTGCCGGACACAACAGCGGCGAAATCGCCTGTCTTGCCGTTTCCCCCGACACCCGGGACGGCGGCTGCGGCGAACGCCTGCTCGAACACCTCTGCCAAGCCGCCCGCCGCCAAGGCCTGACCCGCCTGTTCGCCCTCTCCACCCACACCGGCGAATGGTTTGTCGAACGTGGCTTCCAACCCGCCGCCCCCGAAACACTGCCGCCCGAACGCTATCAGGAATACACCGCCAACGGCCGCAATTCCAAAGTATTCGTGTATCCCTTGGGCGAAACGGTATAA
- a CDS encoding exodeoxyribonuclease III, which produces MLKIISANVNGIRSAYKKGFWEYIAASGADIVCVQELKAQEADLLDEMKNPHGMHGHWHCAEKRGYSGVAVYSKAKPDHVQIGMGIEEFDREGRFVRCDFGNLSVISLYLPSGTSAPERQELKYRFLDAFYPMLEEMKASGRDIVVCGDWNIAHQNIDLKNWKGNQKNSGFLPEEREWIGKVIHRLGWVDMWRTLYPDTPGYTWWSNRGQAYAKDVGWRIDYQMVTPQLAEKAIEAHVYKDEKFSDHAPLVVTYDYK; this is translated from the coding sequence ATGCTGAAAATCATCTCTGCCAATGTGAACGGTATCCGTTCTGCCTACAAAAAAGGTTTTTGGGAATACATCGCCGCTTCGGGTGCCGATATTGTGTGCGTGCAGGAACTTAAGGCGCAGGAAGCGGATTTGTTGGACGAAATGAAAAATCCGCACGGTATGCACGGCCACTGGCATTGTGCCGAAAAACGGGGGTACAGCGGCGTGGCGGTGTACAGCAAAGCCAAGCCCGACCATGTGCAAATCGGCATGGGCATTGAGGAATTTGACCGCGAAGGGCGCTTTGTACGCTGCGATTTCGGCAATTTGAGCGTGATTTCCCTGTATTTGCCCAGCGGCACCAGCGCTCCCGAGCGGCAAGAGTTGAAATACCGCTTTTTAGATGCGTTTTATCCGATGCTGGAAGAAATGAAAGCGTCCGGGCGGGATATTGTGGTTTGCGGCGACTGGAATATTGCGCATCAAAACATTGATTTGAAAAACTGGAAAGGCAATCAGAAAAATTCCGGCTTTTTGCCCGAAGAGCGGGAATGGATAGGCAAAGTGATTCACCGGCTCGGCTGGGTCGATATGTGGCGCACGCTTTATCCCGATACGCCGGGCTACACTTGGTGGAGCAACCGGGGTCAGGCGTATGCCAAAGATGTCGGGTGGCGTATCGATTACCAGATGGTTACGCCGCAGTTGGCGGAAAAAGCCATTGAAGCCCATGTTTACAAAGACGAAAAATTTTCCGATCATGCGCCGTTGGTGGTAACGTATGATTACAAATGA
- the pyrE gene encoding orotate phosphoribosyltransferase, which yields MSDFRQDFLKFSLEQNVLKFGEFTTKAGRLSPYFFNAGLFNDGAATLQLAKFYAQAIIESKVEFDMLFGPAYKGIILAAATAMMLAEKGVNVPFAYNRKEAKDHGEGGVLVGAPLKGRVLIIDDVISAGTSVRESVKLIEAEGATPAAVSIALDRMEKGTGELSAVQEVEQQYGLPVVAIASLNDLLALLEHNADFNRYLEPVRAYRQRYGTAA from the coding sequence ATGTCTGATTTCCGCCAAGATTTTCTGAAATTTTCCCTTGAACAAAACGTATTGAAATTCGGCGAATTCACCACCAAAGCCGGTCGTTTGTCGCCGTATTTCTTCAATGCCGGCCTGTTTAATGACGGCGCTGCTACGCTGCAACTGGCGAAATTTTACGCCCAAGCGATTATCGAGAGCAAAGTCGAATTCGACATGCTGTTCGGCCCGGCCTACAAAGGCATTATTCTGGCGGCGGCCACGGCGATGATGCTGGCCGAAAAAGGCGTGAACGTGCCGTTTGCCTACAACCGCAAGGAAGCCAAAGACCACGGCGAAGGCGGGGTGTTGGTCGGTGCGCCGCTCAAAGGACGGGTTTTGATTATCGATGATGTGATTTCCGCCGGCACTTCGGTGCGGGAATCGGTCAAACTGATTGAAGCCGAAGGCGCAACGCCCGCCGCCGTATCTATCGCTTTGGACCGCATGGAAAAAGGCACGGGCGAACTGTCTGCCGTGCAGGAAGTCGAGCAGCAATATGGTTTGCCGGTGGTTGCCATCGCCAGCCTCAACGACCTGCTCGCCCTGTTGGAACACAATGCCGATTTCAACCGCTATTTAGAGCCGGTTCGTGCCTACCGCCAGCGTTACGGCACAGCCGCCTGA